The nucleotide sequence TTTTCTCGCGCATGAGGACAAAAATAGGGTTTTCCTCTCCTTAATCTGTGTCAAAAagatataagttttttttttacaataccTAGACCAGGTCAGTCAACATGCAACTTGTATAATTACCTTCTTAGGTAAACCTGCATGGGTTTATTATAGTCATGCACATCCAGAAGTCCACGGGAGAACTTGAAGCGTCCCTATAACCAAGTTTTCCATGCCATTGCGTAAAGAAAAGTCCTCCGTCTTCGATGCCGCCTTTCTAGAATTGAATTTGAAGCCCGACAGCTATAAATGCCTCCCTTCCAGGCTCCAATACTTGCAAGAACAAAAGTGATAAGGGTTTCCCAGTGTTTCCAAACATCAAAACTCCAAACTTGGTGATCAGTTCTGTTATTTAGAACTCAAGACCAACAGCTAGCCATCATCCGGTTGAGTATCTCGTTGGATTGTTTCCGATAAAACCATGATGGCTTTCGAGCTCTCCGACGAAGTGTTGGGCACCTTCGTGCCGATCGTTGTGTATTGGGTGTTCTCGGGGATATATGGCTTGTTGGGCTACTTGGAGAACTACCGTCTCCACCCAAAGGGtgcagaagaggagaagaacctCGCCTCAAAAGGGGCTGTGCTTAAGGGTGTTCTCCTGCAGCAGGCCGTTCAGATCGCCGTCGTCTTCCTCATGCTGAAGGTACTCTAGATTTAGTAGTTCGTGAATCCTCCATTTTTATTCCTATTTTGGTCGAACAGTCCTACTAGCCAAAAGCCCAACCAACCACTTCCTTGGCTCTGTAGGTGAAATTTAGCCAAGCCTAAATCATCAACTTTTATAcgagctgtttttttttttccatcctcCGTCGCAACTTTTGTTCGTTCATTCAGCTTTACATATATTAGCCCTTCATGCACAAACTAGTTGGATCAACAGCAATTCATGCATGAAACTTTCATTTGATGTCTAAGTTCTCTAATCAGCATCATCTTCTATAAAATGATGCAGTTCATCAGCGACGAAAGTGGGGTTCCGAAGCCGCAACCTTCGCTCCTCGTGATGGCATGGCAGTTCTTGATCGCCATGGTGGTGTTGGACTCATGGCAGTACTTCGGCCATCGATACATGCACGTCAACAAGTTCTTGTACAAGCACATCCACTCCACCCACCATGCACTTATCGTCCCCTACGCCTATGGAGCTCTATACAACAACCCGCTCGAAGGCCTGATTCTCGACACCATCGGTGGCTCGCTAGCCTTCCTTCTCTCCGGCATGACTCCCCGCACCGGCAtctacttcttctccttcgCCACCATCAAAACTGTCGACGTGCATTGTGGATTATGGTTTCCATGGAATCCACTCCAGTGGTTCTTCAACAACAACTGCGCCTATCATGACATTCACCACCAACTTAGAGGAAATAAGTACAACTTTGCGCAGCCCTTCTTCGTTGCTTGGGATAAGATTCTGGGCACCCACATGCCTTTTGTGGTTGAGGAGCGCAAGGGAGGGGGTTTCGAGGCCCGGCCGGTgaaatattaattaatttaagCCGTTGATCCATGCATGGCATCCTCTGTTGCCATTCGTCGAGTTTGGGAGTTCATAGTACTAAAAGACTC is from Phoenix dactylifera cultivar Barhee BC4 chromosome 6, palm_55x_up_171113_PBpolish2nd_filt_p, whole genome shotgun sequence and encodes:
- the LOC120111005 gene encoding sphinganine C4-monooxygenase 2-like; translated protein: MMAFELSDEVLGTFVPIVVYWVFSGIYGLLGYLENYRLHPKGAEEEKNLASKGAVLKGVLLQQAVQIAVVFLMLKFISDESGVPKPQPSLLVMAWQFLIAMVVLDSWQYFGHRYMHVNKFLYKHIHSTHHALIVPYAYGALYNNPLEGLILDTIGGSLAFLLSGMTPRTGIYFFSFATIKTVDVHCGLWFPWNPLQWFFNNNCAYHDIHHQLRGNKYNFAQPFFVAWDKILGTHMPFVVEERKGGGFEARPVKY